The following coding sequences lie in one Sphingomonas sp. M1-B02 genomic window:
- the secG gene encoding preprotein translocase subunit SecG yields the protein MFTFLLVVHAIIAALLVTVILMQRSEGGGLTTGGSPSGLMSARGAADFLTRATAVLATAFIVMAIVLAFIAAMRHSTTIDTSLQRAPVAPAAAPGAAGVPFAIGNTTAPAPIGAPAAPENSAAPANGQVPLAE from the coding sequence ATGTTCACTTTCCTGCTCGTCGTCCACGCCATCATCGCGGCCCTTCTGGTCACGGTGATTCTCATGCAGCGCTCGGAAGGCGGCGGTCTCACCACGGGTGGCAGCCCGTCCGGGCTGATGTCGGCCCGCGGCGCGGCCGATTTCCTCACGCGGGCGACGGCGGTGCTTGCGACGGCGTTCATCGTGATGGCGATCGTCCTCGCCTTCATCGCGGCGATGCGGCATTCGACGACGATCGATACTTCGCTGCAGCGTGCGCCCGTGGCGCCGGCGGCGGCGCCCGGCGCGGCCGGGGTACCCTTCGCGATCGGCAACACGACCGCGCCGGCCCCGATCGGCGCACCCGCAGCGCCCGAGAACAGCGCTGCGCCGGCCAACGGCCAGGTCCCGCTCGCCGAATAA
- a CDS encoding CTP synthase has protein sequence MARYIFITGGVVSSLGKGLMAASLAALLQARGYRVRIRKFDPYLNVDPGTMSPHQHGEVYVTDDGAETDLDLGHYERFTGVASRQSDNVTSGRIYQTIITRERRGDYLGATVQVIPHVTDAIKAFAQADTADLDFVLCEIGGTVGDIESLPFIEAIRQLRNDLGRGNTVSIHVTLVPYISAAGELKTKPTQHSVRELAALGVQPDVLVCRSERELPASDRAKIAQFCNVPTAAVIPALDAKSIYAVPMQYHREGLDSEVLRAFGIDPGEPPALDRWEDITRRLNNPEGEVTIGVVGKYMGVPDAYKSLHEALVHGGIANKVKVNIRWLDAEVFEQDEEVVAAQLEPMNGILVPGGFGERGSEGKIAGVRFARERGVPFFGICLGMQMACVDAARSQGIANASTTEFGPTEEPVVGMITEWMTPEGIQKREAGGDMGGTMRLGAYPARLSGNSVVASIYGSNDISERHRHRYEVNTHYKDVLESGGLVFSGMSPDGALPEIVERPDHPWFVGVQFHPELKSKPFEPHPLFASFIEAAVKQSRLV, from the coding sequence ATGGCGCGGTACATCTTCATCACCGGCGGCGTGGTCTCCTCGCTCGGCAAAGGTCTCATGGCAGCGAGCCTGGCGGCGTTGCTCCAGGCACGCGGCTATCGCGTGCGGATCCGCAAGTTCGATCCCTATCTGAACGTCGATCCAGGCACGATGTCGCCGCACCAGCATGGCGAGGTCTATGTCACCGACGACGGGGCGGAGACCGATCTCGATCTCGGCCATTACGAGCGTTTCACCGGCGTCGCCTCGCGCCAGTCGGACAATGTCACCTCGGGCCGCATCTACCAGACGATCATCACCCGCGAGCGCAGGGGCGACTATCTCGGCGCCACGGTGCAGGTGATCCCGCACGTCACCGACGCGATCAAGGCGTTCGCCCAGGCCGACACCGCCGACCTCGATTTCGTGCTGTGCGAGATTGGCGGCACCGTCGGCGATATCGAATCGCTGCCCTTCATCGAGGCGATCCGCCAGCTCCGCAACGATCTGGGCCGCGGCAATACCGTGAGCATCCATGTCACGCTGGTCCCCTATATCTCGGCGGCGGGCGAGCTGAAGACCAAGCCCACCCAGCACAGCGTGCGCGAGCTCGCCGCGCTCGGCGTACAGCCAGACGTGCTGGTCTGCCGCTCCGAGCGCGAGCTGCCCGCGAGCGACCGCGCCAAGATCGCCCAATTCTGCAACGTCCCCACCGCCGCGGTCATCCCCGCGCTCGATGCGAAGAGCATCTACGCGGTGCCGATGCAATATCATCGCGAGGGGCTCGATTCGGAGGTGCTCCGCGCCTTCGGCATCGATCCCGGCGAGCCCCCCGCGCTCGATCGCTGGGAAGACATCACGCGCCGGCTGAACAATCCAGAGGGCGAAGTCACGATCGGCGTGGTCGGCAAATATATGGGCGTGCCCGATGCCTATAAGTCGCTCCACGAAGCGCTGGTCCATGGCGGCATCGCCAACAAGGTGAAGGTCAACATCCGCTGGCTCGACGCCGAAGTGTTCGAGCAGGACGAGGAAGTCGTCGCGGCCCAGCTCGAGCCGATGAACGGCATCCTCGTCCCCGGCGGGTTCGGCGAGCGCGGCAGCGAGGGCAAGATCGCCGGCGTCCGCTTCGCCCGCGAGCGCGGCGTGCCCTTCTTCGGCATCTGCCTCGGCATGCAGATGGCCTGCGTCGATGCGGCGCGCAGCCAGGGCATCGCCAATGCCTCCACCACCGAATTCGGCCCGACCGAGGAGCCGGTGGTCGGCATGATCACCGAGTGGATGACGCCTGAGGGCATCCAGAAGCGCGAGGCAGGCGGCGACATGGGCGGCACGATGCGGCTCGGCGCCTATCCGGCGCGGCTCTCGGGCAACAGCGTTGTAGCTTCCATCTACGGCTCGAACGACATCAGCGAGCGGCACCGCCACCGCTATGAGGTCAACACCCATTACAAGGACGTGCTCGAGAGTGGCGGCCTGGTCTTCTCGGGCATGTCGCCCGACGGCGCGCTCCCCGAAATCGTCGAGCGGCCCGATCATCCCTGGTTCGTCGGCGTCCAGTTCCACCCGGAGCTCAAGTCCAAGCCGTTCGAGCCACATCCGCTGTTTGCAAGTTTCATCGAGGCTGCCGTCAAGCAGAGCCGCCTGGTTTAA
- a CDS encoding alpha/beta hydrolase: MLNADTAWPLWEDAPLDGAFTLQDPEAASDAAIVTAVDRPWLFGFAPARPSGRAMLVLGGGGYTQLMAGREGVAVARWLTGLGYHAYVLIHRFPTAAHGIAAPLDDAREAMRMIRAGGFEHAGVVGLSSGGHLAACLAADYPADWPPPATRHAGQPTRPDALIIGYAPISTNAKGRTIVADKPPLPPPEKQAMYDRLQPDAQLSPSPPPAFLVYSGNDPVVPVENGRRLHAALEAAGAGAELHIFADAPHGFALDTPDLPVSIWPRLCEAWLRQIGFL, encoded by the coding sequence ATGCTGAACGCCGACACCGCCTGGCCGCTCTGGGAAGACGCCCCCCTCGACGGTGCCTTCACTCTCCAAGACCCCGAGGCGGCCTCCGACGCCGCGATCGTCACCGCCGTGGATCGCCCCTGGCTGTTCGGCTTTGCGCCCGCACGGCCAAGTGGCCGCGCGATGCTGGTCCTCGGTGGCGGCGGCTACACCCAGCTCATGGCGGGCCGCGAAGGCGTCGCGGTCGCGCGCTGGCTCACCGGGCTCGGCTATCATGCCTATGTGCTGATCCACCGCTTCCCCACTGCCGCGCACGGCATCGCCGCCCCGCTCGACGATGCGAGGGAAGCGATGCGGATGATCCGCGCCGGCGGCTTCGAGCATGCTGGCGTCGTTGGCCTCTCCTCCGGCGGCCATCTCGCCGCCTGCCTGGCCGCCGACTATCCCGCGGACTGGCCCCCACCGGCAACGCGCCACGCCGGCCAGCCCACGCGCCCCGATGCGCTGATCATCGGCTACGCTCCCATCTCCACCAACGCCAAGGGCCGCACGATCGTCGCGGACAAGCCCCCGCTGCCGCCGCCCGAGAAACAGGCGATGTACGATCGCCTCCAGCCCGACGCGCAGCTAAGCCCGAGCCCGCCGCCCGCCTTCCTCGTCTATTCGGGCAACGATCCCGTCGTCCCGGTCGAGAATGGCCGCCGGCTGCACGCGGCGTTGGAGGCGGCGGGGGCAGGGGCCGAGCTGCACATCTTCGCCGACGCCCCGCACGGCTTCGCGCTCGACACGCCGGACCTGCCGGTGTCGATCTGGCCGCGGCTGTGCGAGGCGTGGTTGCGGCAGATCGGCTTTCTCTGA
- a CDS encoding MarR family transcriptional regulator, producing MSEQSLSSWKNTLIDYVRSGEPDLTNRQMALLMLVYLDAGPHTVRGLARALNVSKPVVTRALNRLGTLGYLRRQRDDSDKRNIFVARTPEGAEFLAEFGHFLAGDNVSEPLVRRANA from the coding sequence TTGTCAGAACAGTCATTGTCGTCATGGAAGAACACGCTGATCGATTATGTGCGTTCGGGCGAACCCGATCTCACCAATCGCCAGATGGCGCTTCTGATGCTGGTTTACCTGGACGCAGGGCCCCATACGGTGCGCGGATTGGCCCGCGCGCTCAACGTCTCGAAACCCGTAGTAACCCGAGCCTTGAATCGACTGGGCACGCTCGGCTATCTGCGCCGCCAGCGCGATGATAGCGACAAACGAAACATCTTCGTCGCGCGCACACCGGAAGGGGCAGAGTTTCTTGCAGAATTCGGGCATTTCCTCGCTGGGGACAACGTCAGCGAGCCGCTCGTCCGCCGAGCTAACGCGTAA